The following proteins come from a genomic window of Falco peregrinus isolate bFalPer1 chromosome 16, bFalPer1.pri, whole genome shotgun sequence:
- the CNTN2 gene encoding contactin-2: MGHATGFVRTSLAVVTFLVWCQAQSSTRNYGPVFEEQPVHTLFPEGSAEEKVTLACRARASPPATYRWKMNGTEIKMEPDSRYRLVAGDLVISNPVKAKDAGSYQCVASNSRGTVVSREASLRFGFLQEFSAEERDPVKITEGWGVMFACSPPPHYPGLSYRWLLNEFPNFIPADGRRFVSQTTGNLYIAKTEASDLGNYSCFATSHIDFITKSVFSKFSRLSLAAEDARQYAPSIKARFPADTYALAGQMVTLECFAFGNPVPRIKWRKLDGSQSSKWIGSEPLLQIQDVGFEDEGTYECEAENIKGRDTYQGRIIIQAQPEWLKVITDTEADIGSDLRWSCAAAGKPRPAVRWLRDGQPLTSQNRIEVSGGELRFSKLVLEDSGMYQCVAENKHGTVYASAELTVQALAPDFRLNPVKRLIPAARSGKVIIPCQPRAAPKATVLWTKGTELLINSSRVTITTDGTLILQNISKSDEGKYTCFAENFMGKANSTGILSVRDATKITLAPSSADINVGENLTLQCHASHDPTMDLTFTWSLDDFPIDFDKSEGHYRRASVKEAIGDLSIFNTQLKHSGRYTCTAQTVVDSASESATLTVRGPPGPPGGVVVRDIGDTTVQLSWSRGFDNHSPIARYIVEARTLLSSKWKQMRTNPVNIEGNAETAQVVNLIPWMDYEFRVLASNILGVGEPSLPSSKIRTKEAAPTVAPSGLSGGGGAPNELIINWTPTLRDYQNGDGFGYILSFRKKGTQGWLTAKVPHAESLHYVYHNESIGPYTPFEVKIKAYNRKGEGPESLTAIVYSAEEEPKVAPFRVMAKAVLSSEMDVSWEPVEQGDMTGVLLGYEIRYWKDGDKEEAADRVRTAGLVTSAHVTGLNPNTKYHVSVRAYNRAGTGPPSPSTNVTTTKPPPKRPPGNISWTFSGSTVSIKWDPVVAKAEESAVTGYKMLYRQDSHSAPTLFLASKSRIDIPVPEDFTHAFVQIRVTGPGGDGIPAEVHILRNSGTSMMVEDSVMRPVPHAIVITTNSLLMVALISYLEL, encoded by the exons TTTGGTGCCAAGCCCAGAGTAGCACGAGGAACTACGGGCCGGTGTTtgaggagcagcctgtgcaCACCCTCTTCCCTGAAGgctcagcagaagaaaaagtcacGCTGGCTTGCCGAGCAAGAGCCAGTCCCCCTGCGACCTACAG GTGGAAGATGAATGGCACAGAGATAAAGATGGAGCCAGATTCCCGTTACAGGCTGGTTGCAGGCGACCTAGTGATAAGCAACCCCGTGAAAGCCAAGGATGCTGGCTCCTACCAATGCGTGGCATCTAATTCCAGGGGCACGGTGGTCAGCAGGGAAGCTTCCCTCCGCTTTGGCT TTTTGCAGGAATTCTCCGCAGAAGAGCGAGACCCCGTGAAGATTACAGAAGGCTGGGGAGTGATGtttgcctgcagcccccctccccattaCCCAG GCTTATCCTACCGATGGCTCCTGAATGAGTTTCCCAATTTCATCCCAGCCGATGGAAGGCGTTTCGTCTCTCAGACCACTGGAAACCTTTACATTGCCAAGACAGAAGCTTCCGACCTGGGGAACTACTCCTGCTTTGCCACCAGCCACATCGACTTCATCACCAAGAGCGTTTTCAGCAAGTTCTCCCGGCTCAGTCTCGCTGCAGAGG aTGCCAGGCAGTATGCACCCAGCATAAAAGCCAGGTTTCCTGCAGACACCTACGCTCTGGCTGGGCAGATGGTGACTTTGGAGTGTTTTGCCTTTGGAAA CCCTGTTCCTCGAATAAAGTGGAGGAAGCTGGACGGCTCACAGTCCTCCAAGTGGATCGGCAGTGAGCCCCTCTTGCAGATCCAGGATGTTGGCTTTGAGGATGAAGGCACTTACGAGTGTGAGGCTGAAAACATCAAAGGGAGAGACACCTACCAGGGCCGCATCATCATTCAAG CTCAGCCGGAGTGGCTGAAGGTGATCACAGACACAGAAGCCGACATCGGGTCCGACCTGCGCTGGAGCTGCGCGGCTGCCGGCAAACCCAGACCCGCGGTGCGATGGCTTCGGGACGGGCAGCCGCTGACCTCCCAG AACCGCATCGAAGTGAGCGGTGGAGAGCTGAGATTTTCCAAGCTAGTCCTGGAGGACTCTGGCATGTATCAGTGTGTGGCTGAGAACAAGCATGGCACAGTATATGCAAGTGCTGAATTAACAGTGCAAG CCTTAGCACCAGATTTTAGACTAAACCCAGTGAAGCGACTGATACCCGCAGCCCGAAGTGGGAAGGTCATCATCCCATGCCAACCACGAGCAGCACCAAAAGCCACTGTGCTCTGGACCAAAGGGACTGAACTTCTGATCAACAGTAGCAG gGTGACTATTACCACAGATGGCACCTTGATCCTCCAGAACATCAGCAAATCCGATGAGGGAAAGTATACCTGCTTTGCTGAGAATTTCATGGGCAAAGCCAACAGTACTGGAATCCTCTCTGTTCGAG ATGCCACCAAAATCACATTGGCACCATCTAGCGCAGACATCAATGTCGGTGAAAACCTCACCCTGCAATGTCACGCATCCCACGACCCCACCATGGACCTAACCTTCACCTGGTCACTAGACGATTTCCCCATTGACTTTGACAAGTCTGAGGGGCACTATCGGCGCGCCAGCGTG AAGGAAGCTATCGGGGACCTCAGCATCTTCAACACCCAGCTAAAGCACTCGGGGCGGTACACGTGCACTGCCCAGACAGTTGTGGACAGTGCTTCGGAGTCAGCCACGCTGACTGTCAGAG GACCTCCAGGCCCCCCCGGGGGTGTGGTGGTGAGAGACATCGGTGACACCACCGTCCAGCTGAGCTGGAGCCGTGGCTTTGACAACCACAGCCCTATCGCCAGGTACATCGTGGAGGCGCGGACCCTCCTCTCCAGCAAATGGAAGCAAATGCGTACCA ATCCTGTAAATATTGAAGGCAATGCAGAGACAGCCCAGGTGGTGAACCTCATTCCTTGGATGGATTATGAGTTTCGGGTCTTAGCGAGTAACATCCTTGGAGTTGGGGAGCCAAGTCTACCCTCCAGCAAAATCCGTACCAAAGAAGCAG CACCGACTGTGGCACCATCTGGGCTGAGCGGAGGTGGAGGGGCTCCCAACGAGCTCATCATCAACTGGACA CCAACGCTGCGAGACTATCAGAATGGAGATGGCTTTGGCTACATCTTGTCATTCCGCAAGAAAGGCACCCAGGGGTGGCTGACAGCAAAGGTGCCGCACGCAGAATCGCTGCACTACGTCTACCACAACGAGAGCATCGGCCCCTACACCCCCTTTGAAGTGAAGATCAAAGCGTACAACAGGAAAGGAGAGGGACCGGAGAGCCTCACTGCCATCGTGTACTCTGCAGAAGAAG AACCAAAAGTGGCTCCTTTTAGAGTTATGGCCAAGGCTGTTCTGTCCTCAGAAATGGATGTGTCCTGGGAGCCCGTTGAGCAGGGAGATATGACTGGAGTGCTTCTGGGCTACGAG ATCCGGTACTGGAAGGACGGTGATAAAGAGGAGGCGGCTGACCGAGTGAGAACCGCGGGACTGGTCACATCGGCTCACGTAACTGGCCTAAACCCCAACACCAAATATCACGTGTCAGTCAGAGCCTACAACCGGGCTGGAActggcccccccagcccctccaccaaCGTCACGACCACAAAACCAC CACCAAAGAGGCCACCTGGCAACATCTCCTGGACTTTTTCTGGGTCTACGGTCAGCATCAAGTGGGACCCAGTGGTGGCGAAGGCGGAGGAGTCTGCAGTTACGGGGTACAAG ATGCTTTACAGGCAGGATTCCCACTCTGCTCCCACACTATTCCTGGCCAGCAAGAGCCGGATCGACATCCCTGTCCCTGAAGACTTCACTCACGCCTTCGTACAGATCAGGGTGACGGGCCCTGGGGGAGATGGAATCCCAGCAGAAGTTCACATCCTCCGAAACAGTG GGACAAGTATGATGGTGGAAGACTCTGTGATGAGACCAGTGCCACATGCCATCGTTATTACAACTAACTCTCTACTAATGGTGGCCTTGATCAGCTACCTGGAGCTCTGA